A genomic window from Salvia miltiorrhiza cultivar Shanhuang (shh) chromosome 5, IMPLAD_Smil_shh, whole genome shotgun sequence includes:
- the LOC131025562 gene encoding glycine-rich RNA-binding protein GRP2A-like, whose protein sequence is MGLSNWRGADGERPAEEDRREASGFGQVAAAEGGGRGGSGGVADLQRSAPGGRWWGKERREGGGWGNKGEGEEDGGGEGMGKGRRRRWWCVVWPICRDRRPVGRAEGGRWGNGGKGEEDGGRGV, encoded by the coding sequence ATGGGCCTCTCGAATTGGAGAGGGGCCGACGGAGAGAGGCCAGCAGAGGAAGACAGGAGAGAGGCCTCTGGATTTGGTCAGGTAGCGGCGGCggagggtgggggaaggggaggcAGTGGTGGGGTGGCCGATTTGCAGAGATCGGCGCCCGGTGGCAGATGGTGGGGGAAGGAGAGGAGGGAGGGCGGCGGGTGGGGGAACAAGGGAGAGGGGGAAGAAGACGGGGGAGGGGAGGGGATGGGgaaagggaggcggcggcggtggtggtgtgtGGTGTGGCCGATTTGCAGAGATCGACGCCCGGTGGGGAGGGCCGAAGGCGGCAGGTGGGGGAACGGGGGAAAGGGGGAAGAAGACGGGGGGAGGGGGGTTTAA